A segment of the Plasmodium brasilianum strain Bolivian I chromosome Unknown PB_00_02, whole genome shotgun sequence genome:
atatactCATAATGTAAGGATTTTTAAAAGGCATTGtacatgaaaaatataataaaataatttatttcaatataaatatattttaattttacctaTATTCTATTACTAATACACGTAAATTTTAAATCgaattatattatagaaCGAACTTGTCTTTACATggaattttattaataatgcaataaatattatttatccacattattttaatatataatatatgatattatagTTAAGTATAAATTACTATCATTTAGTCCAATTGATTTATGATTATAGTGCAATAcataattcatttaatatcATATTGTATGGATATAACtctgatatataaaaatattattttcataatttattacatttttcacAATATAAGTATcatagtatataaataataatttatatattaatacaacCTTGATATGTGGAATACACTTATTACTACGAATTTTTAGATAATTTACtaataattatgtttatatattacaactACTGTTCATGTTTCGATCATTTAActgttaatttttccttttatttagGTATCAATTAACCTTTTTTATATGGATGTATTGCTTctaaagaatattatttatccTAAATGTGTTAAtattgaataataatatgtatattggagatcaaattaaaattaatgattttatatattttctatttctctGCAtaacttataatttttgaataaaatgtTTGTCTTTTAataccatatatatttttttaccttgTTTAACCAGTTCACTGTGGATTTTATATAAgaactttttataattttgttagaACAATACTAATATACTATTATATTTCcagtataattattaaaaaatttactctaatcttcttttttgtactttttcaaaataaattttaagtaaACTCTTTAAAGCTTTATGTTTTGTACAGAAAgtttattattgtttaatatttataaattaggatttttcaaaatattctaagataaattaaatttaatgtgACCTGAATATGTAAGATCATATCAGAATCATGAATAGTTTATTGGTATTGTCTTTCATCCTGATGTTTCAAAttcttaatttaatttttcttgaaaataacagcaattttaaaatagtataatatattattaaaaaatacaacgtatttgtaaatatagcGTTATTACGACGGTAGTGCCTTTCCTGACTAGCATGAAGATTTGGAAGTGAtcgttcatatttttaaggagaataatttatagttttatataaaacaaataataaaaatattgcaacaaatggtaatatttttattgtaaaaaattttgtatattcatGTGAAGTATCGTCATAATGTTTTTCTCTGATGACTGTAAACCTTCGAATGAtgatttttcttaaattaaatatCGTAGATATTCAATACATTCTTGTATTCATTagcaaattttaattttgatgCACATCGAATTTAGCCACATTATTTTTAGAACTactatattcatttttaaagttttaaattacacaaaaaaagatatgaCAATTTTGTAAAACACATCCATAAATAGtcaattatataataattaacatttttctCCGTATATACCAATACTCTAAATATTAACTGAAGTATTGGAATTTTATAGAATtagaaaacaaataatttgtattaaaaatatgaaaaagggGGAACTTATTAACAATTTATCTTTGTAAAACAAGAAAAGCATAGATCTttagttaaatatattgaaacaataaaaataacacatttaattagataaaaattgaacatttaaataaatgtattatatttcgTAGATTTTGAAATACgtatgtattataaatatgatataatattctggaaatttaaatttaatattattttatattaatcttgtttctttatatgtattaaatattgataatatattttattacatataaaaatgacaTGATaggtaaataatataaaatatatatatatatgtatatacagtGGATGTGTGATGTATAGGcttaataaggaaaaaattacatatttttctgcatattaaattttttgtttgtaatttcttaatttacagaatataaataattttgacAAATTTagatttaattattaaaaaaatagatagaAAAAAGCTTTGGAAAAGTAGGTGTtttaaaaactaaaaaagatcatttatatatatatgtttaggACTTTATTATATAGTGCCTTTAtctgtaatattttatgtcacattttatatacataggATATTATAAGAttttaaaatggaataaaaagcGTTATACATGGAAAGGCTAaacaatagaaaaaatatggattGTTCGCATTGTGAGAAAAcatagaacaaaataaattggagtctcaataaattttataatgaaattagtatgaaagttaaaataataaaagtatcataatgttaaatttaataaaatattattatttatatatatatttctatttatattGATTTACctctaaaatatatttattatacgcattatataattttagaagaatatataaaaataatagtttcCGATTAacattgtaaatataaaaattactaaaGCACGCGTTAGAGTAATATGTAttgttatgtttttttatgtgttaCGTACATGATATAACCCgtatataatttgtatatatatttcttctgatatatttttgaattaatgaaattttttacgATATTTCTATACaaacattatatttaatacattttttgtcATTCActgtgttaatttttttttctaaatatataattaataaagaaaCATTTTCTTagtgtattaatataaatatttttcatttaaaaataaaggtgTAAACTGGCcttaattgaaaaataaaatattctaaaactataataaaatattaaaatatcgcttttttttttaaatttaatgcatatattttaagaacaAAACATACATTAAATTAGGAATTCGATTTCTTATAAATAGGTTTTACACCATAAAAGTAAGCATGTATTATAATTGGCAAAATACGaaattttttagaatatttatattttttgaatttattaataatttttttcattgttgtAAATAAtagcatttttttaataataaatacacttatgaaataaaatattaataaatttagaatgattattgaaaaaatataaaagtagtgactattctaaaaataactagtacaataacatatatctatattttatacattacatattgtaaataaagtaaaaatttgcaaataattataaatcatagaaaaaaatttgtttaattaccctaaaatgtaattaaattataacataatgatatatatgaatgaattgaaattttttctttttaattaaggttattttattataaataacattaattataaaattttatagaatTCTCTTTTaggcatttttattttgactgtgtaataaaatatgctacatatattaattttttaagaaaaaatattataaaaataaaaaggttaattttttattgttaaagAGTATAACTtgatgttaattttttactttttttatatattacaatattaGAGATCTATAACATGGGACAAATTattaagtttattttttttgtcaaaATTTATGTGTTTATCGTTTTAAATTGGATATGTCATTTTTACGGTGACACGGTATGATAATAGTTCTTGAATGAATtcgtattatttatatttttattgtacatttttattaattaattttttggaaTGAAAACATTTATctgcttatatataaaatattaactttttgttttttagtTCAGgtttaacaaaattttggATGAGAAATATGGTTCTGGTAGAAAATTGGGTAAACGAATTTATCGATTATTAGGAAACTGTGAAAAAGGTATTTTTGCAAATGTTAGAGATTTAGAATTGAAGATACCACataatactaaaaaaaaaaacgaaaaatgtgacaaaaaaaaagaaaaaaaattatatagaagtttattatataaggaaaaattaattaatcaacttatgaaaaataaatgtactaTGTTACATAAATCATATAACCattatgagaaaaaaataatgaatggaCTTGATGATAaagctttttttaataaaatgttgttaattaatgataaagattacaaaaaattacagcataaaaaatatagattaCGACTTTTTTTGCTTTCATTATTGTTCGTAGTCGCATTAATGATACCTGTATTAGATTTATCAATTGgtaatttattaatgaaattttttaacttattcGAAAATGGTACATCAGCTGGTTTGGGGGTTGCATTAAATGGTGCTGAAATCGCGCCGAGTCCTTCCTGGATCACTTATTTTTCTCAAAATCTTTCTGTAACATACAAAGCCGAAagtgttttaatatattgtgTACCTATCTTAATAATGGgtattttacttatattaggagttttttattattataaaaatgttataaaacataaaaaagttaagttCTTGA
Coding sequences within it:
- a CDS encoding uncharacterized protein (Plasmodium exported protein) → MGQIIKFIFFVKIYVFIVLNWICHFYGDTFRFNKILDEKYGSGRKLGKRIYRLLGNCEKGIFANVRDLELKIPHNTKKKNEKCDKKKEKKLYRSLLYKEKLINQLMKNKCTMLHKSYNHYEKKIMNGLDDKAFFNKMLLINDKDYKKLQHKKYRLRLFLLSLLFVVALMIPVLDLSIGNLLMKFFNLFENGTSAGLGVALNGAEIAPSPSWITYFSQNLSVTYKAESVLIYCVPILIMGILLILGVFYYYKNVIKHKKVKFLKAFNEW